The following DNA comes from Tumebacillus amylolyticus.
TGCCCTGCGTATACTGCTCAGGCTGCAACATCCGCTGTTGAACGGCCGACGCCGCCGGCCAGAAGAACGCTTCCAAACATCCGAACAAAAACGCCGCCGCAAACAAACTCCACACGGGCGGCCTCCCGCCAAAGCTCATCAGCATCAGCCCACCGACTGTCCATACACGTACCCATTCCCCGCCGATCAGCACTTTCACAGGGTTCATTCGATCCACCAGCACCCCGGCGAACAACGTCAACACGACTCGCGGAACCCCGATGGCAGCCAACATCGCGCCGAGCATCGCACCTGATCCTGTCAGTTCAACGACCATCCAAGACAACGCCATGCTCAACACCACATCGCCAAGCCCCGCCAAGACACTGGAAAGCCAATACCACACAAAATTCCGATTTTTAAAGATCTGAACCTGCAACCCCACGCTGTCGTCCCCTCCGTGAACAAAAAGCCACCCTTACAACACCGGGTGGCTTTCTCCGTCAAACAAAAACACAAACTGCTCCGGCTTCCATTCGTAGCGATGCCAAGTGCCTTCCACGAGCCACCAACCACCCGGCAACTCCAGATATTCACCCCGGTCGATTCGCTCCACGATGCGGAGCAAAAAAGCCTCGGCCCGTGCTCCCGGCAACCCCGACACGGCGATTTCCGGGTGCAATTGACGACCCATGCCGTCCGTCCGCAGATACGCACCCAGCGTATCTTGCATCGCCACCAACTTCATTCGACTCAATTCAAGTTCAAGCTCGACCATCATCCTGCACCTTTCTACCAAACCTCTTTGGAACTTTCCAGATCAAACTTGTACTTCGTCAACACGTCCTTGCCGCCGGTGACTGCGATCACCGTCCCCGTGATGAAGTCGGACGCTTCTTCGCAGAAAAACGCAATCGTCCGCGCGATGTCCTCGCCCGTCCCCGCACGTCCTACTGGCGTCGTCGGATCAGTCAAAGTACGAACGTCCTCGATGCTCGCTTCCTTCCACTCATGGGTGATGTCGCCCGGACAGACCATGTTGACGGTGATGCCGTGCTCCGCTTCTTCCAGCGCCATCGTTCGAGTGAGCGACACCAAACCGACCTTCGCCGCTGCAAACGCCGAACGGAACACCCACGCCGGTGCCGTATCCGCTCGATCAAACCCGAAGTTGAGGATTCGTCCCCAGCCCTTCTCCCGCATAAAAGGAATCACCAACTTGGACAAGTAGAACACCGAAGTCAAGTTGCCGTTGATCATGGCCGACCACTCGTCCAACTCGTAGTCAGCCATCCGCTTGCGCTCTGCGATATACGGTCCTGCGTTGTTGATCAAGATGTCGAGAGAACCGAACTCCTCGATCACCTGCCCGACCAGAGCCCGACAGTCCTCCGGAACAGAGACGTCCGCTTGCACCGCCATCGCGCGCACCGGATAGTCGCGCTCCAGCTCGCGGGCGAGTTGAAGCGCTTTTTCCTGATTGGTTCGGTAATTAATGACTACATCTATACCAAGTCTTGCCAGTTCCAAGGCTGTGCGCTTGCCAAGCCCTGTGCTGCTGCCTGTTATCAGTGCGACTTTGTTCAACACAATGGTTCCTCCACAAGTAGACTGCCTCCCTAGTATCCCCTATCGTCCTACAAAAAACAAGAACCCTTACCAATCCAAGGGTTCTCCGTGCCATTCAAGGGGAAAGAAATCCTACTCGCAGAGGAAGACCGACTCTGTGTACAATCGAAGCGAACGTCCCCACTGTTCGCGCAACTGCGTCCAACGCTCCTGATCAAGCGTCGGAGCGAGCATCATGTCGAGCGGGACGCGCAAGTTAAGCACCCGACCTTCGACGATACAGCGGGTGACACCCGCCGGCATCACCCGT
Coding sequences within:
- a CDS encoding SDR family oxidoreductase — its product is MLNKVALITGSSTGLGKRTALELARLGIDVVINYRTNQEKALQLARELERDYPVRAMAVQADVSVPEDCRALVGQVIEEFGSLDILINNAGPYIAERKRMADYELDEWSAMINGNLTSVFYLSKLVIPFMREKGWGRILNFGFDRADTAPAWVFRSAFAAAKVGLVSLTRTMALEEAEHGITVNMVCPGDITHEWKEASIEDVRTLTDPTTPVGRAGTGEDIARTIAFFCEEASDFITGTVIAVTGGKDVLTKYKFDLESSKEVW